Proteins from a genomic interval of Pseudomonas versuta:
- a CDS encoding aspartate aminotransferase family protein yields the protein MNLFNLRRPQPSLNLMAAESAPSIHDGRQSRACLMPSVERAAQVFVRGQGSWLWDSESRAYLDFTQGGAVNSLGHSPAVLIKAMADQAQSLINPGAGFYNRGMLSLAARLCDSTGSDQVHFLNTGAEANEGAIKLARKWGQLHRGGAHQIITATHSCHGRSFGAMSASGSSNFENRFEPQLPGFIHVPFNDLPALHAAVDAQTVAIMLEPVQSDAGVIPATGHYLKGVERLCRELGILLILDEVQTGMGRCGTLLAEQSYGVRADIVTLGKGLGGGVPLAAVLARGKACCLEPGELGGTHHGNALMTAAGGAVLEALLEKGFLQQVRDTGQYMREGLARLANSYAQGELRGQGLFWGLTLSDDSAQAVVKAALYEGLLISAPQADCLRFTPALCVSKGNIDEMLLRLARTFARVRTAQLQCRRI from the coding sequence ATGAACCTGTTTAACCTGCGTCGTCCCCAGCCCAGCCTCAACCTGATGGCAGCCGAGTCTGCCCCGTCAATTCACGACGGCCGCCAGTCCCGCGCCTGCCTGATGCCCAGTGTCGAGCGTGCCGCTCAAGTCTTTGTGCGGGGCCAGGGCTCATGGCTGTGGGACAGCGAAAGCCGTGCCTATCTGGATTTTACCCAGGGCGGGGCAGTCAACAGTCTGGGCCATAGCCCGGCCGTGTTGATCAAGGCGATGGCTGATCAGGCGCAGTCGCTGATCAATCCGGGGGCGGGTTTTTACAATCGGGGAATGCTGAGCCTGGCCGCGCGTCTGTGCGACAGCACCGGCAGTGACCAGGTGCATTTTCTTAATACCGGAGCCGAGGCCAACGAGGGCGCGATCAAACTGGCGCGCAAGTGGGGGCAACTGCATCGTGGCGGTGCCCATCAAATTATTACCGCAACCCACAGCTGCCACGGTCGCAGCTTTGGCGCGATGTCCGCTTCGGGCAGCAGCAACTTTGAGAACCGCTTTGAGCCGCAATTGCCGGGCTTTATCCACGTACCGTTCAACGACCTGCCAGCGTTGCACGCCGCCGTCGACGCGCAGACCGTGGCCATCATGCTGGAGCCGGTTCAGAGCGATGCCGGAGTGATCCCGGCGACCGGGCATTACCTCAAGGGCGTCGAACGACTGTGTCGCGAGTTGGGCATCTTGCTGATTCTGGATGAGGTCCAGACCGGGATGGGGCGTTGTGGCACCTTGCTGGCGGAACAGAGCTACGGCGTACGTGCCGACATCGTAACCCTGGGCAAAGGCCTGGGCGGCGGTGTGCCTCTGGCCGCCGTGCTGGCGCGGGGCAAAGCCTGTTGCCTGGAACCGGGAGAGTTGGGCGGTACTCATCATGGCAACGCATTGATGACGGCTGCCGGCGGTGCGGTGCTTGAGGCGCTGCTGGAAAAAGGTTTTCTGCAGCAGGTGCGGGACACCGGTCAGTACATGCGCGAGGGCCTGGCCCGTTTGGCAAACAGTTATGCACAGGGTGAACTGCGTGGCCAGGGCCTGTTCTGGGGGCTGACCTTGTCGGATGACTCGGCGCAGGCCGTGGTAAAGGCGGCCTTGTACGAAGGTTTGCTGATCAGCGCGCCTCAGGCGGACTGTCTGCGCTTCACCCCTGCGCTGTGCGTCAGCAAAGGCAACATCGATGAAATGCTGCTGCGTCTGGCCCGGACGTTTGCACGGGTACGAACGGCGCAGTTGCAGTGCCGCAGAATTTAG
- a CDS encoding LysR family transcriptional regulator produces MDFKQLRYFVAVYEEGHVGRAAERLSISQPALSQQIRHLEHNLDVSLFERSSKRLLPTLAAHTLYNHALPLLDGLQRAKEALSNFQGQALRTIAIGVLQTVHTSLVPQMLERVRQAQPHLVVQIYELTGIEIERRLLNGSLDIGISYLPPRQPGLHGLLLYEDELQLVIPADHPLREFKKVSLTQAAELPMLLLGEEFQVRQIWKSQLASLGRRPQVQAELNTMAGILESLPHTRLATVLPGRSRHEHDNQALLWKPLSEPRVPLKVGLVCRDVQRQQATLELLRTLLEEVTHRKDATL; encoded by the coding sequence ATGGATTTTAAGCAACTGCGTTATTTCGTCGCGGTCTACGAGGAAGGTCATGTAGGACGTGCTGCAGAGCGCCTGTCCATCTCACAGCCGGCGCTGTCCCAGCAGATACGCCACCTGGAGCACAACCTCGACGTCAGCCTCTTTGAACGCAGCAGCAAACGCCTGCTGCCGACCCTGGCTGCCCACACGTTGTACAACCATGCCTTGCCGTTGCTCGATGGCTTGCAACGGGCCAAAGAGGCACTGAGCAACTTCCAGGGCCAGGCGTTGCGCACGATTGCCATCGGTGTACTGCAAACCGTGCACACCAGCCTGGTGCCGCAGATGCTTGAGCGAGTACGCCAGGCCCAGCCGCATCTGGTGGTGCAGATATATGAACTGACGGGCATCGAGATCGAACGGCGCCTGCTCAATGGGTCACTCGACATCGGTATCAGCTACCTGCCGCCACGTCAGCCCGGGCTACACGGCTTACTGCTGTACGAAGACGAGTTGCAACTGGTAATCCCGGCCGATCATCCGTTGCGCGAATTCAAGAAGGTGTCACTGACGCAGGCTGCAGAACTGCCAATGTTGCTGCTGGGGGAAGAATTTCAGGTGCGCCAGATCTGGAAGAGCCAGCTCGCAAGCCTGGGCCGTCGCCCACAGGTTCAGGCTGAACTGAACACCATGGCCGGGATTCTCGAAAGCTTGCCCCATACCAGGCTCGCGACGGTCTTGCCAGGGCGCTCGCGACACGAGCACGACAATCAGGCATTGCTCTGGAAGCCGCTCAGTGAACCGCGCGTGCCGCTTAAAGTAGGGTTGGTATGCCGTGATGTACAGCGCCAGCAGGCGACTCTTGAACTACTGCGCACGTTGCTGGAGGAAGTGACGCATCGCAAAGACGCGACACTGTAG
- a CDS encoding YqaE/Pmp3 family membrane protein, whose protein sequence is MDLIKIIFAILLPPLGVFMQVGFAGAFWLNILLTLCGYIPGIVHAVWIIAKR, encoded by the coding sequence ATGGACCTTATTAAAATCATTTTTGCGATCTTGCTCCCTCCACTTGGCGTGTTTATGCAAGTGGGATTTGCCGGCGCATTCTGGCTGAATATTCTGCTGACCTTGTGCGGTTACATTCCGGGGATCGTTCACGCGGTATGGATCATCGCCAAGCGTTAA
- a CDS encoding acyl-CoA dehydrogenase C-terminal domain-containing protein, translating to MADYKAPLRDMRFVLNEVFEVAALWAQLPALAETVDAETVEAILEEAGKVTAKSIAPLSRSGDEEGCHWKDTVVTTPAGFVDAYRTYAEGGWVGVGGAPEFGGMGMPKSVSAQVEEMINSSSLAFGLYPMLTAGACVSINAHASEELKATYLPNMYSGVWAGSMCLTEPHAGTDLGIIRTRAEPQADGSYKVSGTKIFITGGEHDLTENIIHLVLAKLPDAPAGPKGISLFLVPKFMVHADGSLGERNPVTCGSIEHKMGIQASATCVMNFDEAVGYLVGEPNRGLAAMFTMMNYERLGVGIQGLASGERSYQNAVEYARDRLQGRAATGAQAKDKVADPIIVHADVRRMLLTMKACNEGGRAFSTYVANQLDIAKFSEDPAARERADAQVALLTPVAKAFLTDLGLETTVHGQQVFGGHGYIREWGQEQLVRDVRITQIYEGTNGIQALDLVARKIVGNRGAYYRLFADEIRQFIAAQSSSLDEFTQPLAAALDTLDQLTAWVLERSQNNPNEIGSASVEYLQVFGYTTYAYMWAMMAKAALGKESQEAFYVSKLGTARFYFARLLPRIDSLSASVKAGSESLYLLDEAHF from the coding sequence ATGGCTGATTACAAAGCGCCCCTGCGCGATATGCGCTTCGTCCTCAATGAAGTTTTCGAGGTTGCTGCTCTTTGGGCGCAATTGCCTGCATTAGCTGAAACCGTCGATGCTGAAACTGTTGAAGCCATTCTCGAAGAAGCGGGAAAGGTCACCGCCAAAAGCATCGCGCCGTTGAGTCGCAGCGGCGACGAAGAAGGCTGCCACTGGAAGGACACCGTGGTGACGACACCTGCCGGTTTCGTCGACGCCTACAGAACCTACGCTGAGGGCGGCTGGGTCGGCGTGGGCGGCGCCCCGGAGTTCGGCGGCATGGGCATGCCCAAGTCGGTGTCGGCCCAGGTCGAAGAGATGATCAACTCCTCCAGCCTGGCTTTCGGTTTGTACCCGATGCTGACGGCCGGAGCCTGCGTATCGATCAACGCTCACGCCAGCGAAGAATTGAAGGCCACTTACCTGCCGAATATGTACTCGGGCGTGTGGGCGGGCTCCATGTGCCTGACTGAACCCCATGCCGGTACCGATCTGGGGATTATTCGCACCAGGGCCGAGCCTCAGGCAGATGGTTCCTACAAAGTCAGCGGCACCAAGATTTTCATCACCGGTGGTGAGCACGACCTCACGGAAAACATTATCCATTTGGTTCTGGCCAAACTTCCCGATGCGCCCGCCGGGCCTAAAGGCATTTCGCTGTTTCTGGTGCCCAAGTTCATGGTGCATGCCGATGGCAGCCTGGGTGAGCGCAACCCGGTTACCTGTGGTTCCATCGAACACAAAATGGGGATTCAGGCTTCAGCCACCTGCGTGATGAACTTCGACGAAGCCGTCGGTTATCTGGTGGGCGAGCCTAACCGTGGGTTGGCGGCGATGTTCACCATGATGAACTACGAGCGTCTGGGCGTCGGCATTCAGGGCCTGGCTTCGGGCGAGCGTTCGTATCAGAACGCTGTGGAATACGCCCGCGACCGCCTGCAAGGGCGTGCGGCAACCGGCGCTCAGGCCAAGGACAAAGTGGCTGACCCGATCATCGTTCATGCAGATGTGCGCCGCATGCTTTTGACCATGAAAGCCTGCAACGAAGGCGGACGTGCCTTTTCGACCTACGTTGCCAACCAGCTGGATATTGCCAAGTTCAGCGAAGACCCGGCGGCGCGTGAGCGGGCCGATGCCCAAGTGGCTTTGCTGACGCCTGTGGCCAAGGCCTTTTTGACTGATCTGGGGCTGGAAACCACTGTGCATGGCCAGCAAGTGTTTGGCGGGCATGGCTATATTCGGGAATGGGGCCAGGAGCAACTGGTGCGTGATGTGCGCATCACGCAAATCTACGAAGGCACTAACGGTATTCAGGCGCTGGATCTGGTCGCCCGCAAAATCGTCGGCAACCGCGGGGCTTACTACCGCTTGTTTGCCGACGAAATTCGTCAGTTCATCGCCGCGCAATCCAGCAGCCTGGACGAATTTACCCAGCCTTTGGCTGCAGCTCTGGACACGCTTGACCAGTTGACGGCCTGGGTCCTGGAGCGCTCGCAAAATAATCCGAATGAAATCGGCTCGGCCTCGGTCGAGTATCTGCAGGTTTTTGGCTACACGACCTATGCCTACATGTGGGCAATGATGGCCAAGGCTGCTTTGGGCAAGGAGTCGCAAGAAGCCTTCTATGTCAGCAAACTGGGCACTGCACGCTTCTACTTCGCGCGTCTGCTGCCACGTATTGACTCGTTGAGTGCGTCCGTGAAGGCCGGCAGCGAATCGCTTTACCTGCTCGACGAAGCGCACTTCTAA